CTTCTATATCGACTCCTAATTGGGATATATCAGCCTTATAATTTGGATCTGCCCCCATTTTCACTAAAATATTGCTTCTCGGAAAGCTATACCTTCAACTTGCTTAATATATAGTTTAAGTTTGCTTGTCAATTATTCAAAAGTTTATGCACTAGCAACTATTCTCAGATTTAACATTAATTGCATATTAATCTGctctattatattataactttttaaacttttaaatattactTTTATTGTCTGATGTATGAtcctttaaattttcagaacgttataattgaaattttcgaaattccaaatttcaattataatagaatcttatattaatagttaaCTTTTGAATGATGCTTTTATAGTTGTAGAAACCCAATCAACCACTGCTCTATAGATACAATCGTTGCTTAATAAACAAGAAGGGTTATATAGAGTTATTATTTAAGCAATAAACTCGGTGTAAATGAGCAACATACCAATCAAATTGTTGAGCGAAGCTCAAGGCCATGTTGTTTCTTTGGAGCTAAGCACTGGTGAGACATACAGAGGTAAATTAGTAGATAGTGAGGATAATATGAATGTTCAGTTGCGCGATGTAACGCACACTGGAGTGAATAGTGAGGTAACGAGAATGGATGATGTCTTCATTAGAGGATCACAAATTAGATTTTTTGCACTACCAGATATGTTGAAACATGCACCTTTGTTTAAGACGGGACCTCAGTCTAAACCTCCACCACCAATACGTGGACCAAGAAGGAGATaatttgatgataatttagattgttttatcatttataaCCTCTGTTAACTACATATACTAATCCTATCTGCATTTTActaaaatttaatattgataatttatgTCAAACTATACATACTTAAACAGGATAGTCGTAGACATATCCtcaaatcaataaataatataactaTTTTCCATTCACttctaaaatatatcatccTTTGAGATATTCGATACATCcatatttctaattttacAAAACTCTTCTACATCAATTCGTACTTGTCTATTAAGATCGCTGAGCTCAGCAAACGaaatattgatttcatCTTGTAAGTTCATAGCTTCCTCTATGAGAGCATTTATATCCTCCTTCTTAGGTATTCTTTCCTTATTCTGTGAGATTAAATTCTCACTGCGATTCCGAAGTAAATATGTCGATTCAGCATCGAACACAGTAGTGTTGTTCCTATCGTCTTTGGAATCATTTGTGTAACCATTGCTTTTGGTATCGTTTCTGCCAGACATACTATGATTGTAGTTCCTCTTTCCACAATTGAAGCTGCTCaacttctttatttatctaaaagttattataaCGTCAAGTTAATGTTTtcatatcttttttttatgCATCTGGGATTTAAGTACTTCTACGTTTGAGGAAGTTTATTGTTATAAAACAGTCCCAGTTATAAATCACAGAGTAAAGAAATATGTAGATTCTGATATATTAATCGAAATTTTCTATGTCACCAATGCCATATGGTATTGCTGTCTTAGTTCGTTGATCAGAAAGATATATCTTCAATCACTCGACCAAGGTATGAAATTGATTACagttatataaaatacattacttttagtaatttattatttagtaGAATATTTTGTTGATAGATATTTATGAATACGATTCTCCATGCTTCTTTAGGTTAATGGTTGTGTATAATGGATAAATGCCAGTAGAACCAATATGCGAAGTTTTGTCTTCAATTAATGTAGATGCAATTGTAGTGTCTAAGTTATTAGATAGACTTTCATTGGTACTGAACCTATCAGTGTTCTCATTAAAATCAAGAATCTTGATGAAATCTTTATTTTGAGATTCATGGTTATCCAAAGTTATcaataattgattattattgacATTCATTGTAATTATGTTGAAGGCAAATTCCATTgtttgaaataattttaaagtGTTATCTTCTGgagaatattttaagatAATTAGTAAAGGAGTGGCTTCTACAAAGAAGGCAACAAGTCTGTTACTTGGTAATGATACTATTTTAGAAACACAATATTCTctcaaattattttcttcattttgaaACCTTTCGGAAGCTAAATGAGCATCagtaatatatttgtcaattaatttttcataattgaattttgatAGTAGTTCATTTTTTCCCCAATTCCATAAATATAGATACCTGTCACCACCAGCACTTAATAACAAATCATTAGTTTTATTCCATTGAGGAAcagataatgatgaaatgaattcattgtGACCAAATAACCAATGCTTAACAATGTAGGTTTGAGGATAGTGGGTTACCTTAATATGTTCATCTCTGTCGGCGGttatgatatattttttattttccgAATCCTTTACCACTACAATACTTGTTAACATTGATACGTGTCCCAAGACAGGTTCAACGTTACCGTCGATTTTTTTTACGTCTGAATCGACACTCATAGTGTAGACATCACCAAACTTGTCAGCTATCACgattaatttatcatcatcCGAAATAGCTATAGCGTTTGGTCTTTTTGGATATGGCTGtcttttcttcaattgtaaAACATTTTCCTTATTATCgttatcaatatcaaaaatgatAACTGATTTATCAGAATCAGCACAAATAATCAATAACTTCTCCCCATGTGATAAAGTAACATTTCTCAAATGCGAATAAACAGTTGGAGCACCTAGACCTGGTGTTGGAATTTTAGCAGTTTTATTTTCCgattcaattgttttagCTGATTCGTCATTAGTCTTGCgtttttttgtaatattcTCAGCGATCTGTCTGGCTTGTTCCTTCTCAACTTTCTCCCGAATAACCTCATTTCTGTCCAGTTCGTCGACCCATTTGCCGACTAGTTGTGACTTACCTTCCTCAACTCTAAAAACAACCACTTCATTCTTAATTATaccaaaaattaaagaaccATCTTCACTAGAAACAATATCCTGAATAGGATGAATTAGAGACATAGCTGCTGGTGTCAAATTACACTTTtttaatacaaataaaaaactCAATAAGGAAGCTTGAATGGCAGCAGTCCTTTGATCAATAAGAGAACATTCAAACGTATTAAACTAAAGACGTTTATAATCAATCTatagataataaataaaattcattgttttttaattcatatatatcatcatcaaacAGAGCTCATCGcaattttcaaaaacaaaaaaaatttttcacttttaaGCTGTAACACATAGGGAAAAAGGctgtaaatatatcaatttaGATGGTTCTTATACAAGATAATGCTATTGCTCATTACTTATTAGTTTTCCTTATCCAACAATGGTCACACTGTGAACCTCAAGAGTTTCTACATCTAGGTATGAGTTAATCGTTGGATTAAATGTATCCTccattctttttttatcaaGTGACATGCCTTTAGTTTGCAACCGGGATCTgtatttcaaaatctaaGTAACCTTGAACTCATTTGGTCTTACAGATATGTGTGTATCTGTGTCACTTAGCTACAAAGTCGTTGTGTGATAACTTAATAACATTGTGTTTTATTTCTCTTTTGTGACGGTAACTTCGAATCAGtgtttatcttttttaatttgtgtcacaaattaaaaagataaacTCAAAAACCCAAAATCagttataataattatataaatatggGTTCTTGTTGAATTATAATTGTCTTTATATTTCCTTTCATTTAGTATAAGATtctgttgttgttattcatgttttttttgtaCTTGTGACATAGGAATATACCATAAAACTAATTGTGCTTTCCAATTACTTAATAATTTGCTACCTATAAACTTAACATTTTaagtttataatttatacttatataacaaaaaattacaaagaaGGATATCCTTATCTTCTTTCAAAACATAAGCTTTCaagttaatatttatttaaaattatgaCAATAATTGGAGattatatcaaatttgaagatttatttaataggaaaacatttattaataaaccACCATTAAGTGCTTTCACTAAAGGTAAGAATGAGATAAATCTGTCAAAGAGgatttataataattgtaTGCCAATTCAAACTAACAAATTCtattctaatttattaattaatgatCAACAGAATCCAGTTTGGGTTTATCcatattcaattaattatcATAAATTAGAGAACgataatgatttttttggaTTAGGTATAAATTGTAATTATAGTTCAAatgacaataaaaaatccaattcaaataagtttattaataaaaattgtgTCACAATTCAAAATACTGATATTAAACcatttatatttagttCGATTGATTTCCATACcaaaaatgaaatgttTATGACATTATCAAATATGAAACAAATGTCATTACagatttatttaaagaaaaatcaatCTCAGTTTATTTGGTTTCCAGTGGTTCAAGGTATGGGAATGATTACTGCagtttattataatttaataccAAAATTACAAAGTGAAATTGGTttcaaatcaattaaacaaataccaatttattttaattcaCATTTAAGTTCtactaataaaaaaaaattaatcaaaaaatattcaattgttttgCAAGATAATTCCAAATGGTTATTATATACAACAGAAAGATATTTGGTTAATTCACCAGAGAATGtaattaattgtttaagAATTAAAGATTATCATACAATAGTTGGAAACCTTTATTCAAAAGGAACAATATTCCAATTAATTCCAGATATTTTcacaaatttaaaagatgtTGAAGAAGTCGATTATTCGATTGGTTGCTACCCAATTGATTGTGttttaaagttttcaaATAACGATGATTATAAGGATGACAATGATTATATTACcactgaaaaaaataatgatataaattCCAAATgtgtaaataatattagtGACGCTAAACAAAATGAAAGCTACCTAATGTACGATTATCAATTAGGTGGTCACAATAATAGCGAAATACCATTAATTTTCATACTACCTCATCATCAAAAGTTAATTGATCATAACTCAATgtcaaaattcaaaattaattcatttgtCAATTCACCTGTCTTAGGTTCAATGATTGGTTATCTATCCagtaaaattatattgaaattaactTTACCAAAAGAAAATCC
The nucleotide sequence above comes from Tetrapisispora phaffii CBS 4417 chromosome 3, complete genome. Encoded proteins:
- the SMD3 gene encoding mRNA splicing protein SMD3 (similar to Saccharomyces cerevisiae SMD3 (YLR147C); ancestral locus Anc_8.358), yielding MSNIPIKLLSEAQGHVVSLELSTGETYRGKLVDSEDNMNVQLRDVTHTGVNSEVTRMDDVFIRGSQIRFFALPDMLKHAPLFKTGPQSKPPPPIRGPRRR
- the TPHA0C00600 gene encoding uncharacterized protein (similar to Saccharomyces cerevisiae YLR146W-A; ancestral locus Anc_8.356) — translated: MSGRNDTKSNGYTNDSKDDRNNTTVFDAESTYLLRNRSENLISQNKERIPKKEDINALIEEAMNLQDEINISFAELSDLNRQVRIDVEEFCKIRNMDVSNISKDDIF
- the TRM82 gene encoding Trm82p (similar to Saccharomyces cerevisiae TRM82 (YDR165W); ancestral locus Anc_8.355) — protein: MSLIHPIQDIVSSEDGSLIFGIIKNEVVVFRVEEGKSQLVGKWVDELDRNEVIREKVEKEQARQIAENITKKRKTNDESAKTIESENKTAKIPTPGLGAPTVYSHLRNVTLSHGEKLLIICADSDKSVIIFDIDNDNKENVLQLKKRQPYPKRPNAIAISDDDKLIVIADKFGDVYTMSVDSDVKKIDGNVEPVLGHVSMLTSIVVVKDSENKKYIITADRDEHIKVTHYPQTYIVKHWLFGHNEFISSLSVPQWNKTNDLLLSAGGDRYLYLWNWGKNELLSKFNYEKLIDKYITDAHLASERFQNEENNLREYCVSKIVSLPSNRLVAFFVEATPLLIILKYSPEDNTLKLFQTMEFAFNIITMNVNNNQLLITLDNHESQNKDFIKILDFNENTDRFSTNESLSNNLDTTIASTLIEDKTSHIGSTGIYPLYTTINLKKHGESYS